In Trifolium pratense cultivar HEN17-A07 linkage group LG7, ARS_RC_1.1, whole genome shotgun sequence, a genomic segment contains:
- the LOC123897452 gene encoding NAD(P)H-quinone oxidoreductase subunit S, chloroplastic-like: MVVFATLQGSLLRSQFLGQDNHFPLIKKTSIKHKSQPQPRAEFNILKMMGGRGLCNGEKGLEKELKRKVDKEETTSPSNEKVEENSSDIDEIPKDGFDKEMMGLTGGFPGGEKGLIKFIQDNSPRSRNSSDDPVIMKESNQSFLEESKTS, translated from the coding sequence atggttgttTTTGCTACTCTTCAAGGCTCTCTTCTACGATCCCAATTCCTAGGCCAAGATAATCACTTCCCACtcataaaaaaaacttcaataaAACATAAAAGTCAACCACAACCACGTGCTGAGTTCAACATACTAAAAATGATGGGAGGAagaggattatgcaatggagaAAAAGGACTTGAAAAAGAGCTTAAAAGGAAGGTTGATAAAGAGGAAACAACATCACCATCCAATGAAAAAGTGGAAGAAAACTCTAGTGATATTGATGAAATACCAAAAGATGGTTTTGACAAGGAAATGATGGGGCTAACTGGAGGGTTTCCTGGTGGTGAAAAAGGGTTGATCAAGTTCATTCAGGATAATTCACCTAGGAGTAGGAATTCTTCTGATGACCCTGTCATTATGAAAGAAAGTAATCAAAGCTTTCTTGAAGAATCCAAAACATCATAG